GAGTCTAAACTTAAGACACTCCATAGTGCTTCCTCACCTGAGCTTTTAACCTCTCCAGGGCATCACCTATGGAAGTAGCACCTAAGTTTTTTATGTCCTCTTCGTTACCAAATACACCTGCGTGAAGACCTATGACCACATTATCCCTGTCTTCTTCGGGAACTAGCTTTTTGGCATCTTCCAGCCTTCTTGTGTCCAGGAAAAGTTTTCCATTTTCCTCTACAGCATGGACGCCTTTTATAAAGAAGGGATGTTTTACCTTGAATACTCCTCCTACTACAAATACTGGAGAAAGATCTTCCCACCTTCCCCTTATCTGTCTGTTTAGGGTAAAAACTATGTCAAGAAGGTCTACTACTCTCTTAGCGCGTTCTTCTTTAGTAAGTACCTCTTCCTTTTTTTCTACCAAGCCACCTTCCTCCCAAACTCCTACCCTGTCAAGGTCAACTGTAAGGGTATAGACATAATGCGAAGTATGTTCTTCGTTGTTGGCTATAGCTTGAGCATCTTTTTTCTCTATATGCTTTATGTACCTGTTATAGGCGTCTATGTTGTTGAGAAAGTTCACATCTCCCTTGAAAGGTGAAATAGAGAAGGCATAGGTGAGCTTCACGGGTGAGGTTCTCTTTACACTGTCACCATACGATAGTTCATAATCAAAATTGGTAAACAACCCTCCAAAGAGATCAAACTCGTGGTAATCTTTTACTAGCTTTTTTCCAAAGTTGTCTACGTTTAGCTTGTTATTCTCTAAGTTATCTTCCACGTAATTCTTGATAAGACTATCCATTAGCTTCCAGCCCTTTTCCTCTTTACCCTTCCTGCGTATGTCGTATTTGAGAGCCTTGTCAGACACATATGTTAACTGGGTGCCGTCTCCCAAAGAGACCTTCTTAAGCACAGACACGTTACCTATGTTCTCTCCGTAGTTGAGACTCATAGCTTTAGCTGTTATTACCGTAAGTGTAAAACCACCCATAGTTAAACCTCCTTTCACTATGTATAAACTCCCAAAACTTACCTTTTCTGACACGACCTTAAGACTCCCTTAAATCTCTTAAAAACTCAATGTCTAGCACTTTCTTGTAGGTGCCTTGCTCATAGTTGTATATGCTTCCGGGGTTGTAGTGTCCGAACGCCACACCTACTAGGAATGCTATAGGTACTGGACAGGAGAAGAAGAAGTGGAATCTCTTTATCGTTGCTGTTTTAGCTACTTCCTGTATGGCTCCGGCGATTTCCCTGGCTATGTCTTTGAAGTTTTCTACTGGAAGGTTTCCACCGCCTTGAGTTTCTATCACAAGGTAAGTGGCGTTAGTTAAAGGCAAGCTATTGAGCTGTACAGAGTGATGAGCGAGGTTTATAACCACG
The DNA window shown above is from Thermocrinis minervae and carries:
- the cas7i gene encoding type I-B CRISPR-associated protein Cas7/Cst2/DevR, with the translated sequence MGGFTLTVITAKAMSLNYGENIGNVSVLKKVSLGDGTQLTYVSDKALKYDIRRKGKEEKGWKLMDSLIKNYVEDNLENNKLNVDNFGKKLVKDYHEFDLFGGLFTNFDYELSYGDSVKRTSPVKLTYAFSISPFKGDVNFLNNIDAYNRYIKHIEKKDAQAIANNEEHTSHYVYTLTVDLDRVGVWEEGGLVEKKEEVLTKEERAKRVVDLLDIVFTLNRQIRGRWEDLSPVFVVGGVFKVKHPFFIKGVHAVEENGKLFLDTRRLEDAKKLVPEEDRDNVVIGLHAGVFGNEEDIKNLGATSIGDALERLKAQVRKHYGVS